Below is a window of Humulus lupulus chromosome 9, drHumLupu1.1, whole genome shotgun sequence DNA.
GCCTTTAACTGGAGAAGACGGTAGAACAGCTCGTCAATGTTCTCGGAAGGATCGTCTGGGGCGAAGTTGTCCTCCTAATGAACGAAGGGCAGGTTTGATGGAAATAATTGAGCTCGGAGATGTAGTAAGTGTAGGAAAATTTCGTCTGCGATTACAAACATTCAAGGTTTTTACTCTCTGCTCTCTGGTTCGAAAATTCAAGATCAGTAAAAATGAGGAAGGGAGCCCATTGTCGTATTTATAGAAGAGAAATCTTCCATCCACACATTTCCGATCCAACGGTTCACATTGAATACCCACAGGAAAAATGCATCTGACGGTTCTGGATAGCGAAGGTACATTAACTAGCCCAATCAAGTGCTAAAACGTCGTTTCGTCAATTCACGATCCATGCCTTTCTCATCCAACGACTCATATCGAATATCCCAAGAAAATCCACATCCGACGGTTCCGAACAGTGAAGATGCATTAAATAGCCTACTCAAGTACTAAAAGCGCTCTTTCATCTAGATGGGATGCTTCGAAAAATGCACTAACATCCATTAGTCTCCCTGGACAGCAAAGGAATTTCCACACGTCTTTTGGGCGCGAGTGGCACCAACGTACCATTCACCTGGAGACACGTGCCTAGGCCATTGGGAATTCGAAAGGTTGGGGTTAATCAGTTGGCCCCCAAGGAATTGAACGTGAACTTAGGTAATTGAACCGGGATGTAGGTAATTGATCCGGGACTCTGGTGATTGAACCGGGACAACGAGGCAAGTCTCCACCGTGCGAACACGGATGAAGATTtgtgggggtaaatgttatccatattttccaccaagAACACGTGGCATTGTAAAATGAGCTTCATGAACTCCCAAGAGAGGCCTGGGCCCAACCAGGGTCCAGAGAACACTGAGCAACCAGAGGCCTGAAGGCCCAAACCCAACACCGAACACTGGTGAATAATCCAGGTATATCCAGAACCCAGACCTGAGATGAAGGCACGAACCAACTTCATGAGCGCACACAACCTCCATCCTCCGGGATGTAGATCGTTATAGTGGACATCCCAATCCAAGGGTCAGATCCCACCATGTGGGATTCAGATGGAGTTTTCGGGTCCTTCCTCAGGTTTGGGCTCACTACCAGGATATACCCTTCGATCATCGCTAACTGATGTccgccttggtaaatgaacccgaaCCATACGTCCTAGTAGAACAAGACCAATACTTCCTTCGGATgacgtgtccccgagaaatccagtagttggtctcctcaactaacctgcaaaaGGGATACACACGGAATGTACAATGTTCCTAGGGATCAGTACTGCCACTAGAGAATCCCCCTGATGGCTCACGCGCACCAGTCTGTATCAACGTACAAGGGGATTAAACATTCTATAATCACATTATACACATTGTACTATAGCTCCATTAGAGGATAATTATGCTTATATCTtcattgggcccggattagtcggCCCAAACTACAtggccacctataaatagggtcattagTGCACTGTAGCAAGGATCCAACTTTTTCATACATGCAAAAACGCTGCTGAACTTGCTGAAAAACCTCCATTGTTAAGCTCTTTAATGCTCAATACAgttgactcgtggactaaagctcattaacgccccaaccacgtaaaaactttgGCCTTTTTTATTTCTTTCCTTTCTTATTAGCTCTGatttcttaatatatttatagtttctgaaaaactcagtaaaaaaataataaaaccaaattATTGGCCAAAACTACTAAAAAACACATATAGATCATATTTTTATAGATCAAAATCCATTAAAAGAAAGGGCTCGAAATTACCTTAGTTGTTGTTGGTGGAGCTTCGGCCGCTGTCCATGGAACTACTAGAGGAGGTGGTCTCGTGCAAGagggagaagaagagaaatgaactCGTGCTTGTACCTTTTGGGGTTATATAACTCCTACCCGATGTTAATTAATTGACGACATTGCCAATAGCGACTGTTCTAAACTATCGCCATTAACGACAATAGCTTACAGATGTCGCCTCTATTAGTCCCTACAACGATAGTTGTTGACTATCACAATTGGTTGATGTGAAATACTAGTTTTGGAATAGTGTGTACTTAAGTAGGTATTTGTTATTTGTTATCCTATTTCATCGCTCTTTTGCTCGTAGAGCTAATAAAATAGATTAGTTGTTGTTTTGTGCATGCCAAAACCATACACAAGTACAATGGGCATCATGTGTTATGTACAACACAAGGGCTTGTTATTTAAGTAAAACCCAAATTCAGTTAGCGATCTAATACAGTTTTCATTAAGGGTTTGCAGAAATACCACATTTAAGTGATATgggtataatatatatatatatatatatatataaaagcccAATTTTCAAATATCCAAATTAATGATGTGCTAATTGGATATATGGCACTTAGGACATTTAAAAGTGTTATGGTCCCTGAGAAGTGATTAAGAAGACAGTACGTTGGACCGTTCTTTCACCCCTTCCTTGAGAGAACCTATATGTCATGTCAGATCATCTTCTCAAAAGATTCATAGCATTAAATATAAGCGATCTTCTCCTACCATATCATGTGGAATCAGGTTTGAttcctatttttatttattattcacaTACCATGATCATGTAGTAGTTAACATGTGGTCTTAGGTTTATTACATGTTCATTGAGATAATACACTCTAATCTTAGCTTATTTGATGTTATTGTATAGAACATAtatgtcaaataaaaaaaaatgtaaaagaacAAGGGGTTACCCGGCCCCCctaatttatttcaataaatttaatagcttttttaattttaaatttaattaagagTTTTCTTTtataacttaaaaatatatatataataaagacaCATACAAGAGAGAAATTAAGCTACTATCGATCATTCCTCAAGTGGAAACATGTGTTTTGGGACTTTATTAAATCGAAACCTTTGGGCTGGTAGTGGTAGTTGATGTCCCAAATATATATGTTCCCGAGTCAATTGTGCTAGATCAAAGGAAACCCACACAAATTGACAAAACCACACAAAAATTGACGCTGATGATTACACATTACAAACCTCTTATCGATTATGTATATGTGCGATTTCTTCTCCTTGCCAATAAATAAGAATATACCAACAGAAAACTAATCTTCACACAAAACTCATCGTTACACAAACTCTCTAGCTAACCTCTCCAAGCTTTCTGTAAATCCAACTTTTTAACATGTCAATACTCACCCAAAATTGTTCCACCCCTTTTTAACCTCAATTATGGACACCCAAATCGATCATCATCTTATTAATAACCATGATCGTTATCTTCATAAATTGAAGAGGCTGCATTCACTCAAATTCCCTAAAACTACCACTTCCTCATCCACAACTACTCAAAATTTGGACCCGGACACTGCCGCCTTAGTAGACTACGAAGACgacaacaataacaacaacaataataataatatttaccgCTACACAAGCTTGAGAGACATAGACATGGCCGAATTAGGAGCTCATGATTTCAATTGCAACAACATCTCCATCAAAAATCGCCTCGTCAAGCGCGCAGCCTCGGCCTACCTTCAATCGGCGGCGATTTTGGCCACTAGGAATCAAAATTGCTTCTCTTCCATTTGGGAGAAGTTGAAGAACAAGGCATCTTTGCCTACTTGTTGTCGGATCTACGTTGGCGAGCCTATTAGGGCTTGTTTTCGCCCTTTGTTGCGGTTCATCCCTTGCATGGTTTGGTCTCCTTGCAATAATTATTAGCTACTCATTTCTTATTATGATCAGGTAAGTACGTACGTACGTGCTCTcagattattattaatttctaaTTAAGATTTTGGAGCCTTTGAATAAGAGGgtatgtttttattatttcatgcaTGCATTTTTGGTTATATTTTCTCTAGCTTAGGGTTTTCTCTTGatcttgttttattttcatatatcCATATGTAGATAATCCTAACAATAGCAAAAATATCAAATGTAAATATATGTAAGAACTATGGATTTATATGTATGGATTATTTATGTACATTTGTAAAGCTTAAGtgtgtaaataaataaatttaatatttatatatatgtttaattaatatttagcTAGATatgcgatatatatatatatatatatatcacgtGTTGTTGTTTTTACGTTAGTTAATTATTTGCTTTTGTACGTGTGTGCTAGTTATACCTATATCTCTATATTCAcacattaatataattaatatatatctctattctctaatatatattatatatatactatttagATACTACGTACGTACTCTTTTCACACTCAATCGTATTaatattcttctctttttctttaacTTCTATATGAGCCCCTGTTCAAAATTAAAATCGCTGATCAATTATGATATATATGTACCAAAACAAGGACAAAATTTTAATATGACAAACATTCATATATTCTCGTATCGTACGTACAATGtccttaattatatattattatttaaatgtatGTAGTTCCTCTCCATTAAGATTTGTTTCACTGGAAAATAATAAGAATATAATAAAACATGTCGTACGTGCACAATTAATTATTCAATAGCCCAGGATTGTGATCAAATATTACAATGTCATTTGATAAATATATCGAAATGTAGGGTAGACTTATAGCATATATATAGGACCTAACAGATACATCATATGGAATAACAAGTTtataaattagttttatatatacacatttggggtcatataattatatataaaacaaaGATAAAATGTACAAATTTAGCTAAGTCCCCACTTATATAAACACCCTACTTACTTGTCCATATATATATACCAATTGTATTTTGTTTCTTTACAATGCAACCGATTGTGTAAAAAAGTTTTTGGACACAACTTTATATATATTGATAGTTATATTACAatacaaaaagaagaaaaagtaaACTCATATAAACTCTTGTAAGATAATAAttactgaaaataaataaaagagggaGTGGAGTGGAGTGGgcctaaatatacaaaataatgacACTGTTGGGAGTCATAAACTGACGGCGTCACTGTCCCCAACAACGACAAACTTCTTAAGGGGCAAACGAAAGCAAACAAAAGCTAAACCTCTCACTGTAATACGACGGCGTCTCAGGCTTTCTTGGTCGGCTTGTCGGATTCACTACCCatttttaaataaacaaataactaTAATTgaataaaagtaataaatgaaAATCAATAAACTCTCCTCTTTCCTACTATTAATTGTTACTTTCCGAAAATACCCTGCTCTCCCAAACCACTATATATAATATAGTTATAACTTGTGATGaagatttttcaaaaatatatgatgagtatatatatatatatgcatatttatatatgtaataacataacacttatagcgtgactaataaacattttctgttaagatttttttttattttttataaggtCGTACGTACTCATCAAAATATTATATACTTAAGTTTAGTCTTGTGAAAAGGTGTGTTACTACTACAGTTACGGTAGTGCTTAATTTTTGGATTTACCCTAGGCTGACACGTGTACGGTTTCTGATTTTTCAATTTGTGGGGGAcaaaacttaattattcaaaactATAATTAATTAACCCAAGTTATATTATGTAAAATACCTCTCATCTCAGGCATATCTGTGTATATATATCTCCCTATATATACTCTCATATCTCTCACTCTGTTTTCATTGggagtactactactactactactactactactcatcTTCACGTTAAAGCGTAgagcagaagaagaagaagaagaagaagaagaagaagaagaagaagaaagttaGTGTCCGTACAGTACAGACCACTACACTCAAGAAACTACGAGCTTCACCCTCTACTATATCAGGTACTgatctctctctctgtctctctctctctctctttaaatTTGCGTTTTTCAAAGTATATGATAACCCTAAAAGACAGtccttttttttttggtgaaaaaAGAATTACATAACATGATTCTTTATTACTCACATGATCAGTCGATCGAGTACTATAAAAGTCACTGTTTTCTTTCTTCATCATCAACTTTCTTTAAGTACTACTGCTGCTCTTTTATCTTTTTCTAATATTCTCTCTGgtcatcacatatatatatatatatacagatataTATACACCAACAATGCAAGCTGTGGCGAAGAAACCATCATCAACGGAGGGAGCTAGGATGATGGAGATCATCAACATCGACGGCGGCGGAGAATCGTCGTCGTCGTCGTCCTCCAGGTTGGCGATGATGGGGTTGGAGAGTAGTAGTCCGTACGAGATGGTGAGGCAGCTGGGGTCGTGCAACGCCGTGGTTGTGTTCAGCATGAGCGGGTGTTGTATGAGCACGGTGGTGAAGCAGCTCCTGTTCGGCCTCGGCGTTGGCCCCACCGTCGTCGAGCTCGACCAACACGTGGCCGGACCCCACATCGAGGCCGTACTCTTCGACCTCCTCGGCGCCGGAGGACGACGCCAGCCCGTCCCGGCTGTCTTCGTCGGCGGCAAGTTCTTGGGTGGCGTCGAGACCCTCATGGCTTGCCACATCAATGGAACCCTCGTCCCTCTCCTCAAGGACGCTGGAGCTCTCTGGCTTTGACTCTCTGTTCACTTCTTAATCACCCTTTCCTTACTATAATTAGTCTTTTTTCTAATAATTTTCTTACTTACTGTAGGATTATAAATAGTCTATaacttatatattatataaattaatatctAAACTATTGGATGTGTAAAAAGGGGTGCTCAACACTCTCTAATCTCTCTAAGATAATCTTACTTTTAGTTTGTACCTTTGACTTTTTTTCTTAATTCCAAGAAAATAGAGatgaattttcattttttttttggcaaaataCATAGTTAAAGAAGGAAGGGAAATATATTTTAGTATGATCTGGGTGTAATATTGCtatagtttcatatatatatatttgatgaacttaatatatatatatatatttatattaataaagatATATTACGGAACTTGAAATGAGTTATTATTATATGTTATAATGTAATATTTCTGGGAGAAAATAAAGGAAGGTTTCATCAGAAAAAGAAAGAATCTTTTGTTACATTAATATCTAGGGTAAAATATATAGGGAGGTTGTGTGTATAAAAAAGGAGTTAATAGGGTCTTCTCGTACGAAAAAAACATTGTGTGGCAGAGGGGTTATGcatgcctatatatatatatatataaattgccATGTTTTTTACAAAGCTGATCGATCGATCGATCATGGAATCCTCTAGGAAATGATGAAGCATCGATATCCCTCCTGACATAATCCGTTGCtttttctgtttttcttttatTGATTATATATCAATGGCATCATTCAAATATTAAGGACGAAAAAAAATATTTCTGATCAAAGAGAcccaaatttatttttagaaaatatgtgCAAGCTGGTGTGTTCCATATACATTGTATATCTTTTGAATTTGATTCCTTTGTGAAAGTCAGCTTTCTGTTGGAaagataagaagaagaaaaaaagtaaaAAGAGCATAATATGATTGATGATATTTTATGTTAAGTAAACActgatattaatatatatatactggttttccaaatatttttacatatcttttttatttttaatttcctTTCCCACATGTGCATATCGATATAGTGTATAAATATGTTGGACACTTACTCCTtccctatataaaattaattagtaATAACTTAATTATCATATATGataaaacaatataaaatatatagttaAGCTACACTACAGAAAAATAGGTCTACAACGGTAGATCTAGAGGTCGTCGCCAAAACGGCGTTGTTGTAGGTTCGTATGTGTAgcgacctacagcgacgacaaaatGCAGTCATCGCAATAGGGTTTTGCTATAGCGACGATATGTCGGTCACAATAGAAAATCATTTTTTGGTTGAACTGGGATATTGCAACGATATGTCGTACGTTACTATAGGTGGttgcaaaatttaaaaatatgaatttcaaaaactcctacAGTGACcatatgtcgtcgctgtaggttaATGGACCGCCAacatctacagcgacgacatgtcatcgttgTAGAGTGTCTGGGTTTATATACATGCAGtgacgacgacatgtcgtcgccgtaGGGTCACGAAATCTCAGATTTTTGTGTTCAGCGAGCACCCactgcgacgacatgtcatcactgtaggtatataattttgtttttaaaaaattaattaattatattgatgaaattttatttaataaaatattaaatattaataaaaaaataaaaccaatttattattaataaaataatatttaatattaatatgatatcaagataaaaataattttgttcaACTTGATAcatatagtctccaaaatgtaaaaaataacacaaaatattaataaatttaaaagaataatataaCCAAACTAAATTTCATCTAAATTAATCTCAAAGTCGTCATCATTGTTAGGCtgctgtggtggttgtggctgctATGGTGGAAATTGGCCCGAGGTTGGAAAGTTCGCCATCATGGATTGTATCATATTCTTATCTAAGTTCacaggctgaaattgtggagcttggatgtttGGATTTGTAGCTTGTataaattgttgcatttgttggaagttgttgttctgggtcataatgGCTTGACTGGAGTGATGAACCATCGACTGGAAAACCTCAGCTAGTACCTTTGGAGGGCCAACTGTGGTGGATATAAATGGTGATTCCTTTGACTCTGAAGAGAATCTGGTGGCGCctgaggcaaaggtactagtgcccttcaacttgcgtccaatacctCAGTTGTGGCTatgacgttgaccaagtacctttgagacaaATTGTGTCTCATCGACAAATGCACTTCCTGCTGAAGATTCAGATTGGAATTGGAattgggattgtgtctggacttcttgctgcaaggcatcctgcagtttaaaaataagacaattaatacataatataattaaataataaatatatatacaaaacttagaaagttacttacatatgcatccttagcatttgtgttcacccatccacgtgtcaggtgattgtgcatgtcatggaacgtatcaaTAATGTTGGGCAAttccttagtctgaagattcatctttagaaaacaaaatgtaataaaatatcggttaaatattgaaattattattaagataacttaaaatattttaaattatctaCATATTTGTATTTACCTTTTTAAATTGAGTAGAAGCATAAGAGGttgatccatggagacttggatacttctgttttgctctgttggcatcatttgcctttgagcgtgccatgaactaTGGAGTGGTGAAAATGTCatccaacttctgccaactctcgttgtccGTGTCCTCTGGTGGATTATTTCTGactgtctcgatatcatcataccctccatgttcatcaaAAGTGTTTTTTCTTGCGacattttctatccttgtagcgatcttgaaactctcgctcaatgccagtctctatcagtcgccactcagggagagctcagggaagaatgaaaaattccttaaaaaaaattaaaacttgttagaattttgaaattataaaaaatattacatGTGAATGagttgataaatttacctcaatcttTTGTATCAATCCTATCTTATGCTCATCTGGAACACTCTGCCACGAATCATAATATAACGacacatggtgaccaataaggttaccaataagtctTGTGAACAATGTCCCAAATCACCAACTACTTTGTAAGTTtcctccttcagatcaaattgtagagtcaacagacttttattatcatcgacgagctgctgcaaatttttggattgagaccgacctcttcttttCGCAGCAGCCActgcatattttaattaaacaataaattaaattgaataaaataattacaatttgtcatttattgataaaacatAGAGTAATTGTAGTGTATTACAtgtctcacaggaagtaggaacCCACGTAGGATCTGGAGGAGGATCACCCGCTCCATCAtcgccatgagaacgagcaacaacAGTTGACATATCTTTatagtttatataattattaacttTAAATTTGTTATAAAATAGTAGTAATAAATGTAGGGCATCCATATTAAAATTTCGGTAATGCATTGGAAATTATtaaaaaacaaacattgttgagaaaagtcatatattgattgaaaagtcttgaa
It encodes the following:
- the LOC133801907 gene encoding glutaredoxin-C1-like, with protein sequence MQAVAKKPSSTEGARMMEIINIDGGGESSSSSSSRLAMMGLESSSPYEMVRQLGSCNAVVVFSMSGCCMSTVVKQLLFGLGVGPTVVELDQHVAGPHIEAVLFDLLGAGGRRQPVPAVFVGGKFLGGVETLMACHINGTLVPLLKDAGALWL